One window from the genome of Natrialba magadii ATCC 43099 encodes:
- the cobA gene encoding uroporphyrinogen-III C-methyltransferase, whose product MTAPEPGTVYLVGSGPGNPDLLTVKATRLLESADVVLHDKLPGPEIIDQLPEDRREDVGKRAGGERTPQSAINERLVELAREGKSVVRLKGGDSFVFGRGGEEAEYLADHGVPFEVVPAVTSAIAAPAVAGIPVTHRDHASSVSFVTGHEDPTKDESAVDWEALAATGGTIVVLMGVGRLPDYTQALREAGMNPETPVALIERGTWPGQQVATGTLESIVDVRDEHDISPPAVTVIGDVAGTREGVLGFLANEADGTNGADGVDAANSTDDTNEATKQTEEED is encoded by the coding sequence ATGACCGCACCCGAGCCGGGCACCGTCTACCTCGTTGGCAGCGGCCCCGGCAACCCCGACCTGCTCACCGTCAAAGCGACGCGGCTACTCGAGTCCGCCGACGTCGTGCTTCACGACAAACTTCCGGGTCCAGAGATCATCGACCAGTTGCCCGAGGACCGACGCGAGGATGTCGGCAAGCGCGCCGGCGGCGAGCGGACGCCCCAGTCGGCGATCAACGAGCGACTGGTCGAACTCGCCCGCGAGGGGAAAAGTGTCGTCCGGCTCAAGGGCGGCGACTCGTTCGTCTTCGGCCGCGGCGGCGAGGAGGCAGAGTACCTGGCGGATCATGGAGTCCCGTTCGAGGTCGTCCCCGCCGTCACCTCCGCCATCGCTGCCCCCGCGGTGGCCGGGATTCCGGTCACCCACCGCGACCACGCCTCCTCCGTCTCGTTTGTCACCGGCCACGAGGATCCGACGAAGGACGAATCCGCCGTCGACTGGGAGGCGCTTGCCGCCACCGGTGGCACCATCGTCGTCCTGATGGGCGTCGGTCGGCTCCCGGACTACACGCAGGCCCTTCGCGAGGCCGGAATGAACCCCGAGACACCGGTCGCGCTCATCGAGCGCGGCACCTGGCCCGGCCAGCAGGTCGCGACGGGGACACTCGAGTCCATCGTCGACGTGCGCGACGAGCACGACATTTCGCCGCCCGCGGTCACCGTGATCGGTGACGTTGCCGGAACGCGCGAGGGGGTACTCGGGTTTCTGGCGAACGAAGCGGACGGCACGAATGGCGCGGACGGAGTAGACGCAGCGAACAGCACGGACGACACAAACGAAGCGACCAAACAGACCGAGGAGGAAGACTAA